DNA sequence from the Chitinophaga flava genome:
TAGTAGAGATAGATGTTGCCCATTGTTTTGGCCATACGTGCAGAGTCGCCCAGCTGCTCATGTACTTTCAACGCCCGGTAGGCATACACGCTGGCTACATCAAAATCGGTTTTAAGCGCGTAGTAAGAACTAAGTATATCATCAGCATCTGCCAATCCCCTGGCGTTATGTTGCCGGATAGCCATATCCCGCACTTTCAGTGCATAATAGAAACAGCTGTCCAAGTCGATAACAATATACAAGGTGGCGATTTTTCCCAATACAGATATGTAGCCCGCACTGTCGCGCTGCCGGGCAAGGTCGTGCTGCAACTCCGGCAATTGCGGAGACTGAGCAACCATCTTCAGTGATAATAGACAGCAAATAGTGGCAATATAACGTTTACGCATGTACGACTAAATCGTATACTCCAACATCAAAAAACCTTCAGCTTCTTCCTGTACAATAAGTCCGCCTTTCATCTTATGCATAAAATCCCGGCTGATAATAATCCCTAAAGCAAAAATATTATGTTCCTTATCCTTGAGTTCTTCCAATAACTTCCTGGTAGCCGGCCCACCATCAGCCATAATACGGACTGTTATCTTCCCGTCTTCCCCATGTGCTGATACTACCAGCACACTACCTGCTTTGGCAGTGGCAACAGCTACCTGAAACAGCTGGATATTCACCAGCCGCAATATTTCTTCATCTGCCATAACCGTCAGCGCAGGCGCAATACGGTTCACCAGCGTGAGTTGTTTGTCGTTCATTTCTTCCTGCAGAGATTCCACCGCATCTACTATCAGTGGCAGCAGTTTACAGGTGACCGGCGTGTAAGTAAAGCCCGACAGCTGCATCCGGAGCCATTTCAGGATATTATTAAATGCGCCCAGGGTTTTGCGGGATGCGTTACCGATCTGTTTCAACAGGCTTATTACCTCCGGCTGTGTAAGCGTACCTGTTTTTAACTGCGTGGCTACTGCAATGATATGATGCAGCGGTGTCCGGAAATCGCTGGCCAGCATACTGATCAGTTTATTCTTGAAAAGATCGTTTTCCGTAAGGGCGGCGTGGGTCCTGGCCAGTTGCACATAACTCAGGGCCAGTGCGTTTTCTTGCTGCTTCCAGCGCCGGTAATGCAGATACCGGCCGGTAAACAGGGTGATGAGCAACAGAATAATGATGAGTAATCCTACTGCTACCAGTGTCCTGTTTTTTTTCTCCGCAAGCTCCTTTTCCAGCTGCTGCTGCTGTATCCTGTTGGCAAGGGAGAGAGACTGTAACGCTTTCTCTTTCAGAAAAAAATCGATGTAATTGGCTTCCTGCCGGGATACCCGAGCGTTAATCCTGTAACGGTCCAGGGTGGCCAACCGCATGATTTCATTGCCATAATACACTACTTTTTCGGGCTGTTGCCGGCTACGGTAATAGTCGTATAGTCTGCCCAGCCAGTACAGGTTAAGTTCCATACTGCCGGATTGTGCGGCCACCCGATACGCCTGGTCCTGATAGTTGGTAGAATCTGTAAAATAGCCCAGTTGCTGAAAATCATATAAACGGCCATACATGTCCATCGCCACGTAAGGCATACCCTTTTGTTGTGCCAGATTAGCGAGTTCGTAGATACGGTGTTCTGCCTCTCTGCCTCTGCCCTCTCTGACCAGCAGATCGGCCTCAAAAGCCGCTACATAAAAAGTAGCTCTGCTGTCGGGATATTTTTTTAGTATTTTCGCCGCCTTTCGTAATACCAGTCTCACAGAATCAGTACGCGTGCTGTCATTGAAAAAGCGCCAGGCATAATTTACCAGCATAGTGGCCGCTATAGAATCTTTTTCCGGCGGTAGCCTGTTGGCCATATGGAAAGCCCTGTAAAAATAATTGTTGGCTTCCACCGGATGCCCGGAGTTCTTATAACACCCGTAGATAATATTCAATGATCTTATCATCTGTGCAGAGTCGCCGAGCTGTTCATTCTGCAGCAGTGCTTTGTATGCATAGGTGATGCCTACATTATAATCCGTTTTAGCCGTATAATACCATCCCAGCATGTTGTTGGCATCGGCCATGCCGCTTACATCATGCAGTCGTGTTGCTATTTCCAGCATCTGCCGGGCATAATAGAAGGAGCTATCCAGGTGTATACTGGCATAGAGTGCACCGATTTTTCCCAATACGGCCACATACCCGGCACTATCGCGCTGTTGCGCCAGGTCCTGCTTCAGGCCCGGTAATATGGCAGCCTGACCATGGCCCCTGAGGGCTGGCAGCATCCACAACCAGCAAACCAGTATAACAGTTGTATAACGTTTATGTATAAACGCTTTTATCATTACTACCTGTATCCTTTTATAAATTAATTTCCGGCACCCGGTAAAAAAACGTGCTGCCTCCTTCTTCGTTGTTGGCGGCCCCAGCCTCCCCGCTCATCTTATCAATAAAATCCCGGCAAATGATCAGCGCCAGTCCCGCCCCTTTGCCATAACGCTTTTTCGTATACCCATCACTACTGTAGGTAAACAATCCCGGAAGTATTACAGGGTCTATACCAGGTCCTTCATCCCGGAAAGTCACTTCTACAAAATCACTTCTACGTATAGCCGTAATAGTGATAGCACCATTTTCAGGTGAAAACTTGATGGCATTATGCAGAAAATTCCGATGGATAAACTGCAGCATTTCAAAATCGCCCTGTATGGTCATGCCTTCAGGGATATGTATTAGCAGCCGTATGTTTTTTTCACGTACCAGATGCTGAATGCTCTGTACGGAAGCGCCCAGCATATCTGTCAGCCCAAAAGACCGTGGCCGGTAAACAAATCCGGACAACTGTGTCCGCATCCAGCTCAATATCTCTTCAAATACTTTCAGGGTGGCCGTAGCAGTATGTTCCACTTCCATCACCATACCGGCGGCATCTTCCGGCGTCAGTATATCTTCATTCACAAACCCGGTAATATCGATGATATTATATAGCGGTGTCCTGAAGTCATGAGCGATCAGGGAAATCAGTTTGTTTTTGAAATCATCATTGGTCTTCAGTACTTCATTAGCAGCGCTTATTTCAGTCCGTATCCTTGCCAGACGCTGGGAGCGCAGCCGTGAAGAGCGATAGGAACGGATAAGGTAGTAGGTAAGCACCAGTAGTAACAGGATAATGACCACGATAAATATAAACAGGTATTGCCAGTAGTGTTGTGCCAGCCTCGTTTTCTGTAAGGCCGTCTGCTGGAGGGCTGACTGCATTTTGAGAGAATCCAGCATCTGGTCCTGAAGGGAGTAAGCGATATAATCC
Encoded proteins:
- a CDS encoding sensor histidine kinase translates to MIKAFIHKRYTTVILVCWLWMLPALRGHGQAAILPGLKQDLAQQRDSAGYVAVLGKIGALYASIHLDSSFYYARQMLEIATRLHDVSGMADANNMLGWYYTAKTDYNVGITYAYKALLQNEQLGDSAQMIRSLNIIYGCYKNSGHPVEANNYFYRAFHMANRLPPEKDSIAATMLVNYAWRFFNDSTRTDSVRLVLRKAAKILKKYPDSRATFYVAAFEADLLVREGRGREAEHRIYELANLAQQKGMPYVAMDMYGRLYDFQQLGYFTDSTNYQDQAYRVAAQSGSMELNLYWLGRLYDYYRSRQQPEKVVYYGNEIMRLATLDRYRINARVSRQEANYIDFFLKEKALQSLSLANRIQQQQLEKELAEKKNRTLVAVGLLIIILLLITLFTGRYLHYRRWKQQENALALSYVQLARTHAALTENDLFKNKLISMLASDFRTPLHHIIAVATQLKTGTLTQPEVISLLKQIGNASRKTLGAFNNILKWLRMQLSGFTYTPVTCKLLPLIVDAVESLQEEMNDKQLTLVNRIAPALTVMADEEILRLVNIQLFQVAVATAKAGSVLVVSAHGEDGKITVRIMADGGPATRKLLEELKDKEHNIFALGIIISRDFMHKMKGGLIVQEEAEGFLMLEYTI